Proteins encoded in a region of the Mucilaginibacter sabulilitoris genome:
- the rplW gene encoding 50S ribosomal protein L23: MEILKKPLLTEKVTQLTEKLNRYAFKVDHRANKIQIKGAIEAMYGVNVTAVNTMKYVGKLKTRNTKAGAVQGRSATYKKAIITLKDGETIDFYSNI; the protein is encoded by the coding sequence ATGGAAATTTTAAAGAAACCCCTACTTACTGAAAAAGTAACTCAATTAACCGAGAAACTTAACCGTTATGCTTTCAAAGTTGATCACAGAGCAAACAAAATTCAGATTAAAGGCGCCATTGAGGCAATGTATGGTGTTAACGTTACGGCGGTAAACACTATGAAATACGTCGGCAAACTTAAAACTCGCAACACTAAGGCAGGCGCCGTACAAGGCCGCTCAGCTACTTACAAAAAAGCGATCATTACGTTAAAGGACGGCGAAACAATTGATTTTTACAGCAATATATAA
- the rplD gene encoding 50S ribosomal protein L4 — protein MEVNVLNVSGKETGAKVQLPESVFGIEPNDHAIYLDVKQFLANQRQGTHKAKQRNEIAGSTRKLYKQKGTGGARAGSVKSPLFNGGGRVFGPQPRDYSFKLNKKLKSLARKSALSYKAKDNNILVLEDFNFDTIKTKNYIKMQADLNVTNDKTLLVIAGAENNNVYLSSRNLKKTKVISVEQLNTYDVLNAGKLLLTTGAVKTLEEALA, from the coding sequence ATGGAAGTTAACGTATTAAACGTATCAGGTAAAGAAACAGGTGCCAAGGTGCAGCTTCCTGAGTCGGTTTTCGGTATTGAGCCAAATGATCACGCTATCTATCTTGATGTTAAGCAGTTTTTAGCTAACCAGCGTCAGGGTACACACAAAGCAAAACAGCGTAATGAAATTGCAGGTTCAACCCGCAAATTATATAAACAAAAAGGTACAGGTGGTGCCCGTGCCGGTAGCGTAAAGTCTCCGTTGTTTAACGGTGGTGGCCGTGTTTTTGGCCCGCAACCACGCGATTACAGTTTCAAATTAAACAAGAAACTTAAATCACTTGCCCGTAAATCAGCTTTATCATACAAAGCAAAAGATAACAACATTTTAGTATTGGAAGATTTTAATTTTGATACCATCAAAACTAAAAACTACATTAAAATGCAGGCCGACCTGAATGTTACTAATGATAAAACATTATTGGTAATTGCGGGCGCCGAAAATAACAATGTGTATTTATCAAGCAGAAACCTGAAGAAAACTAAGGTTATTTCAGTTGAGCAGTTAAACACTTATGATGTGTTAAATGCTGGCAAACTGTTATTAACTACAGGCGCTGTAAAAACTTTGGAGGAAGCATTAGCTTAA
- the rplC gene encoding 50S ribosomal protein L3 — translation MSGIIGKKVGMTSIFDETGKNIPCTVIEAGPCVVTQVKSVDTDGYAAVQLAYGDKKEKNTSGPLKGHFQKAGTAPKRKLVEFKTFEDQKNLGDSITVEIFEVGDYVDVVGTSKGKGFQGVVKRHGFGGVGMQTHGQHNRLRAPGSLGASSWPSRVFKGMRMAGQTGNGRVKIQNLQVVKVYAEQNLLVVKGSIPGAKGSFVIVDK, via the coding sequence ATGTCAGGAATTATTGGTAAAAAAGTAGGAATGACCAGCATTTTCGACGAAACAGGGAAGAATATTCCCTGCACAGTAATCGAAGCTGGCCCTTGCGTGGTAACACAAGTTAAGTCTGTAGATACAGACGGGTATGCTGCTGTACAGCTGGCATATGGCGACAAAAAGGAAAAAAACACCTCAGGTCCTTTAAAAGGTCACTTCCAAAAAGCCGGTACTGCTCCAAAGCGTAAACTGGTTGAATTCAAAACTTTCGAAGATCAAAAAAACTTAGGTGATAGCATCACTGTGGAGATCTTTGAAGTTGGCGATTATGTGGATGTGGTTGGTACCTCAAAAGGTAAAGGATTTCAGGGTGTGGTAAAACGTCACGGTTTTGGTGGTGTGGGTATGCAAACTCACGGTCAGCACAATCGTTTACGTGCGCCAGGTTCCTTAGGTGCGTCATCATGGCCATCTCGTGTATTTAAAGGTATGCGTATGGCGGGTCAAACCGGAAATGGTCGTGTAAAAATTCAAAACTTACAAGTTGTGAAAGTTTACGCCGAGCAGAATCTGTTAGTTGTTAAAGGTTCCATCCCCGGAGCTAAGGGTTCATTCGTAATAGTGGATAAATAA
- a CDS encoding energy transducer TonB, whose amino-acid sequence MKPYYILFIALLISGLSFARPVFNTDTAKKARFENTYTSIESVPEYPGGITAFVNYISQNVKYPDIARLIGINGKVVVSFIIDTTGKVTEVIPQNCIGAGCEAEAVNVLQNSTRWKPGVQNSRPVRVQYSIPISFTIEKGAVQISQLKASNYGFIFEITGKRYTIDEAEQLLGKSFPSDQVEIAEPYYDSDHEMKFQMPEKNGVYLLKMKF is encoded by the coding sequence ATGAAACCTTATTACATTCTGTTTATTGCCCTGCTTATTTCGGGATTAAGTTTTGCCCGTCCTGTTTTTAATACCGATACCGCAAAAAAGGCCCGGTTCGAAAATACTTATACAAGCATCGAATCTGTGCCCGAATACCCGGGAGGTATAACGGCCTTTGTTAACTATATCAGCCAAAACGTAAAATATCCGGATATTGCCCGTTTAATTGGCATCAACGGCAAGGTTGTTGTATCGTTTATAATAGATACAACCGGCAAGGTAACGGAAGTTATCCCACAAAACTGCATTGGCGCAGGTTGTGAAGCAGAAGCCGTAAATGTGTTGCAGAACTCAACACGCTGGAAACCTGGTGTACAAAACAGCCGCCCGGTGCGTGTACAATATTCTATTCCCATTAGTTTCACTATAGAAAAAGGCGCTGTACAGATCAGCCAGCTAAAAGCTTCAAACTATGGGTTTATTTTTGAAATAACAGGTAAGCGTTATACCATAGATGAAGCTGAGCAGTTATTGGGTAAGTCATTTCCATCTGACCAGGTGGAAATTGCGGAACCTTATTACGACAGTGACCATGAAATGAAATTTCAGATGCCAGAAAAAAATGGTGTGTACTTATTGAAAATGAAATTTTAA
- a CDS encoding carboxylesterase family protein, producing MRMFLAVLLLTIFTNSKLQAQAPTVVNNFIKTVYINGHDSLPYRLLYPANYNPHKKYPLILFLHGAGERGSDNEKQLAVMPKVLTDSLGRKKYACFILAPQCTRNDVWVKFPNFPKILQATDAPTPSARKTFELLDSLMSQLPLDKRRIYITGYSMGGEGTFDFLIRRPGLFAAAAPVCSVSDTSKAKLISKIPIWAFHGDQDDVNDVKYSRMMITCLKKHGSSAKYTEYPGVKHNSWRNAYTEPELFKWMFAQKLHD from the coding sequence ATGAGAATGTTCCTTGCCGTTCTGCTCCTTACCATATTTACCAATTCCAAGCTTCAGGCACAGGCCCCCACAGTAGTTAACAACTTTATCAAAACCGTATATATAAATGGCCACGATAGCCTGCCTTATCGCCTTTTATATCCGGCTAACTATAATCCTCATAAGAAATACCCGCTTATACTTTTCCTGCATGGTGCAGGCGAACGCGGATCCGACAATGAAAAACAACTGGCAGTCATGCCTAAGGTTCTAACAGATTCATTGGGGCGTAAAAAATATGCGTGTTTCATTTTGGCCCCTCAATGCACAAGGAATGATGTTTGGGTTAAATTTCCCAATTTTCCTAAAATTCTTCAGGCTACCGATGCCCCTACCCCAAGCGCCCGTAAAACTTTTGAATTATTAGATTCATTAATGTCGCAATTACCGCTCGACAAAAGGCGGATTTATATTACCGGGTATTCGATGGGTGGCGAGGGCACGTTTGACTTTTTAATCCGTCGGCCCGGCTTATTTGCAGCTGCGGCCCCTGTATGTTCGGTATCTGATACATCAAAAGCCAAACTGATAAGCAAAATACCAATATGGGCTTTCCACGGCGATCAGGATGATGTTAATGATGTAAAATATTCGCGAATGATGATCACCTGCCTTAAAAAGCATGGTAGTTCAGCTAAATATACGGAGTACCCGGGAGTTAAACATAACAGTTGGAGAAACGCCTATACCGAGCCGGAACTGTTTAAATGGATGTTTGCACAAAAATTGCACGATTAG
- a CDS encoding N-acetyltransferase, whose translation MKIITQTLLTDLQKESVCKLWNEEYPRNLQYKTISEFDGYLNELSEKKHYLLITEQEIMAAWAVTFKRDNEKWFAIIINSTLHGRGYGTAILNEIKKEEQHLAGWVIDHEKDLKVNGDKYHSPLTFYTKNNFNILPDSRIESEKISAVKISWEKE comes from the coding sequence ATGAAGATTATAACCCAGACATTATTAACAGACCTTCAAAAGGAAAGCGTCTGCAAGTTATGGAATGAAGAATATCCCCGAAACCTACAATACAAAACTATATCAGAATTTGACGGGTATTTAAATGAACTTTCAGAGAAGAAGCATTACCTGTTAATTACCGAGCAAGAAATTATGGCAGCATGGGCCGTTACATTTAAACGTGATAATGAAAAATGGTTTGCGATAATAATAAATAGCACGCTTCATGGAAGGGGGTATGGAACTGCAATTCTGAACGAAATTAAAAAAGAAGAGCAACATTTAGCCGGATGGGTAATAGATCACGAAAAAGATTTAAAGGTAAATGGAGATAAATATCACTCGCCATTAACTTTCTATACAAAAAACAACTTCAATATCCTTCCGGATAGCCGTATTGAATCCGAAAAAATTTCAGCGGTAAAAATTTCTTGGGAGAAAGAATAA
- a CDS encoding prephenate dehydrogenase: MNIGIIGLGDMGRLYAKAFAKAGYTVCGCDLPANRGRLEEELAPYKITIMDSGKEVARINDLIIYSVEADKMEQVVAECGPLTKYGAIVAGQTSVKHPEITTFEKYLPADAQIITFHGMHGPGFEPEGQTLILIPHRTNADAYQRMFDLFTAIGSNIVEIADYHEHDKIVADTQAVTHVGFESMGTAWKSAGFFPWENASYIGGIDNVKILTTLRIFGYKAHVYAGLAILNPYAKQQVKRYAESESELFKLMIKEEAKAFRERLYRARDFVFHESRKSIMLNDSVMKEFSLSQKPEQQKPNSHLSILSMVDAWYHLGVNPYDNLICQTPPFRLRLGIAEYLFKNEDLLEESLETALYDKTIRGDDLEFHSAVREWSSIIGYGDMEGYKKHFNEVQAFFNGRLEEGKKQSAELIRRLMME; this comes from the coding sequence ATGAATATAGGTATTATTGGTTTGGGCGATATGGGGCGTTTGTACGCCAAGGCTTTCGCAAAAGCGGGCTATACGGTTTGTGGGTGCGATTTACCGGCGAACCGCGGTCGGCTGGAAGAGGAGCTGGCCCCATATAAAATAACTATAATGGATAGCGGAAAGGAGGTGGCGCGCATTAACGACCTGATCATTTACTCAGTAGAAGCTGATAAAATGGAGCAGGTGGTAGCCGAATGTGGACCATTAACAAAGTACGGCGCTATTGTGGCCGGCCAAACCTCGGTAAAACACCCGGAGATAACTACCTTTGAAAAATACCTGCCTGCCGATGCGCAGATCATTACCTTTCATGGCATGCATGGGCCTGGTTTTGAACCCGAAGGGCAAACCCTTATCCTGATACCACATCGTACAAATGCCGATGCCTACCAGCGTATGTTTGACCTGTTTACGGCCATAGGGAGCAATATTGTGGAAATTGCCGACTATCACGAGCATGATAAAATTGTAGCTGATACACAGGCCGTAACCCATGTTGGTTTTGAAAGTATGGGTACCGCATGGAAATCGGCCGGGTTTTTCCCGTGGGAAAATGCATCTTATATAGGTGGCATAGATAATGTGAAAATATTAACCACCCTGCGCATTTTTGGTTACAAGGCGCACGTTTACGCGGGCCTGGCCATATTAAACCCTTATGCTAAGCAACAGGTTAAACGCTATGCCGAATCGGAATCGGAACTATTTAAGCTGATGATTAAGGAAGAAGCCAAAGCGTTCAGGGAGCGCTTGTACCGTGCCCGCGATTTTGTATTTCATGAAAGCCGTAAGTCTATAATGCTTAACGATAGCGTAATGAAAGAATTTTCGTTGTCGCAAAAGCCCGAGCAACAAAAGCCAAATTCGCATTTAAGCATCTTGAGCATGGTAGATGCCTGGTACCATCTGGGCGTAAACCCTTATGATAACCTTATATGTCAAACGCCGCCCTTCCGCCTGCGTTTGGGAATTGCTGAATACCTGTTCAAGAACGAGGACCTGTTGGAAGAATCATTAGAAACCGCGTTGTATGATAAAACCATACGGGGCGACGATCTGGAGTTTCATTCGGCCGTGCGGGAGTGGTCATCAATTATAGGTTATGGCGATATGGAAGGCTACAAAAAACATTTTAACGAAGTGCAGGCCTTTTTTAATGGCCGACTGGAAGAAGGTAAAAAACAAAGCGCCGAGCTGATCAGAAGGCTGATGATGGAGTAA
- a CDS encoding peptidase associated/transthyretin-like domain-containing protein, which produces MKPKYLILIFALFTAFTANAQNVLKGTVYESGKNVRLPNVFIRDGNNKKQITISDDDGNFAINTETGHTLIFESPGYVSDTLYVTTLAPARIQMVTKTIALRQVDITSTRQSFDAHKEYPEVYTRSKVYPLSPSSWFSKDARDARRLKKYFKHEEEERHVDEVFTVTYVQSLVPLRGQELENFMTLYRPTYAFLKNNNGESLTVYINDSYKKFMALPPGQRSLPSLPVTGKSLQ; this is translated from the coding sequence ATGAAACCTAAATATCTTATATTAATTTTCGCCCTGTTTACAGCGTTTACCGCGAATGCCCAAAATGTGTTAAAAGGTACCGTTTATGAGTCGGGCAAAAATGTCCGGTTGCCAAACGTTTTCATAAGGGACGGTAACAACAAAAAGCAAATCACCATTAGTGATGATGATGGTAATTTTGCTATAAATACCGAAACCGGGCATACATTGATATTTGAATCACCAGGTTATGTATCTGATACTTTATATGTAACAACCCTGGCCCCGGCAAGGATACAAATGGTTACCAAAACCATAGCCCTGCGCCAGGTTGATATCACCTCAACAAGGCAATCGTTTGATGCGCACAAAGAATATCCGGAGGTTTACACCAGGAGCAAGGTGTATCCCTTATCACCATCGTCATGGTTCAGCAAAGATGCCCGTGATGCTCGCCGCCTAAAAAAATACTTTAAACACGAGGAAGAAGAAAGGCATGTTGATGAGGTATTTACTGTTACCTATGTACAAAGCCTGGTACCGCTGCGCGGCCAGGAACTTGAAAACTTTATGACCCTTTATAGGCCAACCTACGCATTCCTGAAAAATAACAATGGCGAGTCGCTAACGGTGTACATTAACGACTCGTATAAGAAATTTATGGCCCTGCCGCCAGGGCAGCGTTCACTACCAAGTCTTCCGGTCACAGGAAAAAGCCTGCAGTAA
- a CDS encoding LiaI-LiaF-like domain-containing protein, whose amino-acid sequence MRNDKLVPGAILVCIGAIFLLNNFDYIDFHWMNVIHLWPIFLIMGGVNLVFANNRSAWATILKLGVVVLGFGLLLFGHFEKYSFWPGAYTFHYNDDKDNDNNDDDSDSTNTDHGVVKIEGSSIFNKEYTPDAKLARLNVSGGGTTYTLNDTTSQLFKAETKEFYGKYEFNSTKEDSVYVLNLKMKNNKGWHFDSDDNKSNLANIKLNPNPVWDINVETGATKLDFDLSKFKIKNLTLKGGAASFEVKLGNPQPSTNVEVSTGVSEVKLSVPKDAACSIRTNSGLSSSAFEGFDKKDDSLYETPGFEAAKNKIYIHMSGAVSDFKVNRY is encoded by the coding sequence ATGAGAAACGATAAATTAGTTCCGGGTGCCATCCTTGTATGCATAGGAGCCATATTCCTGCTAAATAACTTTGATTATATCGACTTTCACTGGATGAATGTCATCCACCTGTGGCCCATATTTTTGATTATGGGTGGCGTTAATTTAGTTTTTGCCAATAACAGATCGGCATGGGCTACTATTTTAAAACTGGGAGTGGTGGTTCTGGGTTTCGGTTTGTTATTATTCGGGCATTTTGAAAAGTATAGTTTTTGGCCCGGCGCTTATACCTTCCATTATAATGATGATAAGGACAACGATAATAATGATGACGACAGCGACAGCACCAATACCGATCATGGCGTGGTTAAAATAGAAGGGAGCAGCATTTTTAATAAAGAGTATACGCCCGATGCCAAATTGGCGCGCCTTAATGTTAGCGGCGGTGGCACCACCTATACCTTAAATGATACCACCAGCCAGCTTTTTAAAGCCGAAACCAAAGAGTTTTATGGCAAGTACGAGTTTAACTCCACAAAAGAAGATTCGGTTTATGTATTAAACCTTAAAATGAAAAACAATAAGGGTTGGCATTTTGATTCGGACGATAATAAATCAAACCTGGCCAATATCAAACTAAACCCTAACCCCGTTTGGGATATCAATGTGGAGACAGGAGCAACAAAACTTGATTTTGACCTTAGTAAATTTAAAATTAAAAACTTAACTTTAAAGGGAGGTGCCGCATCGTTTGAGGTAAAGCTGGGCAATCCCCAGCCAAGCACCAATGTTGAAGTTTCAACCGGTGTATCAGAGGTAAAACTGAGTGTTCCGAAAGATGCGGCCTGCAGCATCCGTACAAACTCGGGCCTGTCATCGAGCGCGTTTGAAGGTTTTGATAAGAAAGACGATAGCCTTTACGAAACCCCGGGTTTTGAAGCGGCAAAAAATAAAATATACATCCACATGAGTGGCGCTGTATCTGACTTTAAAGTAAATAGGTATTAA
- a CDS encoding PspC domain-containing protein: protein MEKKLYRDEHRKVLGGVCAGLADYFDMDIAIVRALFLLTFIFMGTGFMVYIVLWIVLPRKDYSPFNPHVDYRVPPQEPFNPFTGNVPPMPGSPVKKQGATNAGLIIGVILIFIGGSFLLHELHIFRLWHLGKLWPAILVIVGFAIMASGNRRKPWERENWQNADTKEEIKDDTLNKDESFTKNDDSAKDNPPTV, encoded by the coding sequence ATGGAAAAGAAACTTTATCGCGATGAACACCGAAAGGTTTTAGGCGGTGTTTGCGCAGGCCTGGCCGACTATTTCGATATGGACATTGCTATAGTACGTGCCTTGTTTTTGCTTACGTTTATATTTATGGGTACCGGCTTCATGGTTTATATAGTTTTATGGATAGTGTTGCCCAGAAAGGATTACAGCCCTTTTAACCCTCATGTTGATTATAGGGTGCCGCCGCAGGAGCCCTTTAATCCGTTTACCGGTAATGTACCCCCAATGCCGGGAAGTCCGGTTAAAAAACAAGGAGCAACTAATGCCGGGCTTATTATTGGCGTAATATTGATATTTATTGGCGGGTCTTTCCTGCTTCATGAATTACATATATTCAGGCTATGGCACCTGGGCAAGTTGTGGCCTGCAATTTTGGTGATTGTAGGTTTTGCCATTATGGCTTCCGGAAACAGAAGAAAACCCTGGGAACGGGAAAACTGGCAAAATGCCGATACTAAAGAAGAGATTAAAGATGATACCCTGAATAAAGACGAAAGCTTTACCAAGAATGATGATAGCGCAAAAGATAATCCACCAACTGTATAA
- a CDS encoding SDR family oxidoreductase: protein MKNALITGATKGMGRAISISFANEGINVAICSRNEKELLKFKEELLDINPEIKVFTQVTDGSKKAELLKFAADAEHELGFIDVIVNSLGMFIPASILNESDEVFEKQVNTNLMPTYELYRYFGKTMIAARKGHFFNICSVASLNPIAQAGAYSVTKYALLGLTKVMRLEMQEHGVKVTAIIPGSTLTDSWKDAVVDKDTMVLPEDIASAIINIYKMSPGANVDEIIIKPAPGQL, encoded by the coding sequence ATGAAGAACGCTCTTATTACAGGCGCAACAAAAGGCATGGGCCGTGCAATTTCTATTTCCTTTGCTAATGAAGGAATAAACGTGGCAATTTGTTCACGGAATGAGAAAGAATTATTAAAATTTAAAGAAGAGCTGCTTGATATCAATCCTGAAATTAAAGTTTTTACGCAGGTAACCGATGGCAGTAAAAAAGCCGAACTGCTAAAATTTGCTGCTGATGCCGAGCATGAATTGGGCTTTATTGATGTAATTGTAAACAGCCTGGGTATGTTTATACCCGCAAGTATATTGAACGAGAGCGATGAGGTGTTTGAAAAACAGGTAAATACCAACCTCATGCCAACTTATGAACTATACCGATATTTTGGTAAAACCATGATAGCCGCACGTAAAGGGCACTTTTTTAATATATGCTCTGTAGCTTCCTTAAACCCTATAGCCCAGGCCGGCGCATACAGTGTAACCAAATATGCGCTGTTAGGGCTGACAAAAGTGATGAGGCTCGAAATGCAGGAACACGGTGTAAAAGTAACTGCCATAATTCCGGGCTCCACGTTAACAGATTCCTGGAAAGACGCGGTTGTTGATAAGGACACCATGGTATTGCCGGAAGATATTGCATCGGCAATTATCAACATATACAAAATGAGCCCCGGCGCCAATGTAGACGAAATAATCATTAAACCTGCACCGGGCCAGTTATAA
- a CDS encoding MlaE family ABC transporter permease, which produces MFQSLGKYILLLRLSFRKPEKFSVYWKEVMREMVSVGIGSLGIIAVISVFIGAVATIQTAFQLVSDFIPKTIVGGITRDSTILEFSPTISALVLAGRVGSSMASQIGTMRVTEQIDALEIMGVNAPGYLISPKIIAGVSMVPLLVIVSVILGLTGGYIACAASNDVSTADYVTGLTDGFNPLIVTVCAVKAIFFGFIITSICSYQGFYTNGGSLEVGQSATRGVVWSCIMILFVDLIISRLLL; this is translated from the coding sequence ATGTTCCAAAGTTTAGGAAAATACATACTTCTGCTGCGGTTAAGCTTCAGAAAGCCTGAAAAGTTTAGTGTTTACTGGAAAGAGGTAATGCGCGAGATGGTTTCGGTGGGTATAGGCTCACTGGGCATCATTGCCGTTATTTCGGTATTCATAGGTGCTGTAGCAACCATACAAACCGCGTTTCAGCTCGTGAGCGACTTTATTCCGAAAACAATTGTCGGCGGCATCACCCGCGATTCAACCATCCTGGAATTTAGCCCCACTATTTCGGCATTGGTGCTGGCAGGTCGTGTAGGTTCAAGCATGGCGTCGCAAATTGGCACCATGCGCGTAACCGAACAGATCGACGCTTTGGAAATCATGGGTGTTAACGCTCCCGGCTATTTGATATCGCCCAAAATTATAGCCGGTGTAAGCATGGTCCCTTTATTGGTTATTGTATCGGTAATTTTAGGTTTAACGGGCGGTTACATAGCCTGTGCCGCATCAAACGATGTTTCAACAGCCGATTATGTAACCGGTTTAACAGATGGGTTTAACCCGCTTATTGTTACCGTTTGCGCTGTTAAAGCTATATTCTTCGGATTCATTATTACTTCTATCTGCTCATATCAGGGCTTTTATACCAACGGTGGGTCGCTTGAAGTTGGGCAGTCGGCAACACGCGGCGTTGTTTGGAGCTGTATCATGATACTATTCGTGGACCTGATCATTTCACGCCTGCTACTATGA
- a CDS encoding ABC transporter ATP-binding protein translates to MIEIKDIYKTFGDNEVLKGISAIFKPGKNNLIIGGSGSGKTTLLKCIVGLHDPTKGDVIFDGENFTDMDFEQRVPIRTKIGMLFQNSALFDSMTVEENIMFPLNLFTTQSKAEKLDRANFCLERVNLAGKNKLYPSELSGGMKKRVGIARAISMQPKYLFVDEPNSGLDPKTSILIDELINELTEEYEITTVVVTHDMNSVMGIGDHILFLHQGKKWWEGSNKEIAHTDNQELNDFVFASKFMQAAKAKL, encoded by the coding sequence ATGATTGAAATTAAAGACATCTACAAAACATTTGGCGATAACGAAGTACTGAAAGGTATAAGCGCAATTTTTAAACCCGGCAAAAATAACCTGATCATCGGCGGTTCCGGATCTGGCAAAACCACCCTGCTTAAATGTATTGTTGGTTTACATGACCCAACCAAAGGCGACGTGATTTTTGATGGCGAAAACTTTACTGACATGGATTTTGAACAACGGGTTCCTATCCGAACCAAAATCGGGATGCTTTTTCAAAACTCGGCCTTGTTTGACTCTATGACAGTTGAAGAGAACATTATGTTCCCACTTAACCTGTTCACCACCCAGTCAAAAGCCGAAAAACTCGACCGGGCCAATTTTTGCCTGGAACGGGTTAATCTTGCCGGTAAAAATAAACTATATCCATCCGAACTATCGGGCGGCATGAAAAAACGCGTAGGGATTGCCCGCGCCATATCCATGCAACCAAAATACCTGTTTGTGGATGAACCCAACTCGGGCCTCGATCCAAAAACTTCTATTCTGATTGATGAACTTATCAATGAGCTTACCGAAGAGTATGAAATAACAACTGTAGTGGTTACGCATGATATGAACTCCGTAATGGGTATTGGCGATCATATTTTGTTTTTACATCAAGGTAAAAAATGGTGGGAAGGCAGCAACAAAGAAATTGCCCACACCGATAACCAGGAACTGAACGACTTTGTATTTGCCAGTAAATTTATGCAGGCAGCAAAAGCTAAGCTTTGA
- a CDS encoding class I SAM-dependent methyltransferase, producing MIQLLTPTHWKDYELIDCGDFEKLERFGNIILIRPEPQAVWSKQLPPSEWQRLHHIKFKGRSATAGDWIKKDQKTPDRWHIEYKNKDAAIKFRLGLTSFKHLGIFPEQAVNWDYITQNIKKFKTPQPKVLNLFAYTGGASLIAQAAGADTTHVDSIKQVVTWANENQEISGLSNIRWVVEDALKFVKRELKRGKKYNGIILDPPAYGNGPNGEKWKLEDNINEMMADVIQLLDPEEHFLILNTYSLGFSSVIIENLIKSAFPKVQNLEIGELYLQATAGSKLPLGVFGKFFKTSS from the coding sequence ATGATCCAACTATTAACCCCAACGCACTGGAAAGATTACGAGCTGATTGATTGCGGCGATTTTGAAAAGCTGGAGCGCTTTGGCAATATTATACTTATAAGGCCCGAACCGCAGGCGGTTTGGAGCAAGCAATTGCCCCCATCTGAATGGCAGCGTTTACACCATATTAAATTTAAGGGCCGCTCTGCAACCGCGGGCGACTGGATAAAGAAAGACCAGAAAACACCCGACCGCTGGCATATTGAATACAAAAACAAGGATGCTGCCATTAAGTTCAGACTGGGGCTAACGTCATTTAAACATCTTGGTATTTTCCCGGAACAGGCCGTTAACTGGGACTACATTACCCAAAACATTAAAAAGTTTAAAACCCCGCAACCCAAAGTGCTTAACCTGTTTGCCTATACCGGCGGCGCATCGTTAATTGCACAGGCAGCAGGCGCCGATACCACGCACGTTGATTCGATAAAACAGGTGGTTACCTGGGCCAACGAAAACCAGGAAATATCCGGTTTGAGCAACATTCGCTGGGTAGTTGAAGACGCTCTAAAGTTTGTGAAACGTGAGCTGAAGCGTGGCAAAAAATATAACGGCATTATTCTTGATCCACCCGCTTATGGCAACGGTCCTAACGGTGAAAAGTGGAAATTGGAAGACAATATCAACGAAATGATGGCCGATGTAATTCAGCTGCTTGACCCTGAAGAGCATTTCCTGATCCTGAATACATACTCACTTGGTTTTTCATCAGTAATTATTGAAAACCTTATTAAAAGCGCTTTCCCTAAAGTGCAGAACCTGGAAATTGGGGAGCTTTACCTGCAAGCTACCGCCGGATCTAAACTACCGCTCGGCGTTTTCGGAAAATTCTTTAAAACAAGTTCATAG